Within Salmo trutta chromosome 30, fSalTru1.1, whole genome shotgun sequence, the genomic segment ctgtccccttagcagaaaaacacacccaaagcataatgtttcctcctccatgtttgacggtggagatggtgttcttggggtcataggcagcattcctcctcctccaaacacagcgagttgagttgatgccaaagagctccattttggtctcatctgaccacaacactttcacccagttgtcctctgaatcattcagatgttcattggcaaacttcagacgggcatgtatatgtgctttcttgagcagggggaccttgcgggcgctgcaggatttcagtccttcacggcgtagtgtgttaccaattgttttcttggctattatagtcccagctgccttgagatcattgacaagatcctcccgtgtagttctgggctgattcctcactgttctcatgatcattgcaactccacgaggtgagatcttgcatggagccccaggtcaagggagattgacagttcttttgtgtttcttccatttgcgaataatcgcaccaactgttgtcaccttctcacaaagctgcttggcgatggtcttgtagcccattccagccttgtgtaggtctacaatcttgtccctgacatccttggagagcattttggtcttggccatggtggagagtttggaatctgattgattgattgcttctgtggacaggtgtcttttatacaggtaacaagctgagattaggagcactccctttaagagtgtgctcctaatctcagctcgttacctgtataaaagacacctgggagccagaaatctttctgattgtgagggggtcaaatacttatttcgctcattaaaatgcaaatcaatttatacaattttttacatgcatttttcttgatttgtttgttgttattctgcctctcactgttgaaataaacttaccattaaaattatagactgatcatttctttgtcagtgggcaaacgtacaaaatcagcaggggatcaaatacttttttcccctcactgtatgacggctgtgtggtcccatggtgtttatacctgcgtactattgtttgtacagatgaacatggtaccttcaggcatttggaaattgctcccaaggatgaaccagacttgtggaggtctacaatacatacagtgtatgtaaacttccgacttcaactgtaagtgttttCCGATGACAATATCCGGAAACACTGACATCATCTGGTGTACATCATGTGATGTTAAACATCTAGGAGCAGGCAAAGGTTAGTAAAGTAGTAAAGGGATTGCCCATCCCTGCAAACAAACCTGCTGAGGTCAGTAATTATTTCAGTTATTATTCAGTAACTATAGTACTcacatctctccatcctcctcactGGCAGCTACGTTGTCTGCCCCCAGAGTCTGGGCCTCTTGAAGCGCTCGCTGTTCCCGCTGTTTGTTCTTCATCCCCAGGCACAGGGACAGCATGAGCATGGCCACCCCAGCCCCGACCAGCACAAAGGCCACCAACGAAGCCCTGCCCCTGTTGTCTGGTTTGGGGTTCCCTCCTCCGGTGCCACCACTGTTGTTCCCGGCCGTGTCAGAGGGCACCACACTCCACACAATCATGACTATGCCCAGGGCCACCAGCCCCACCCCCAGGGCACACAAGGCATACTGGGAACCCGAGTTTCCAGGACTGTTGTTGTGGTTTCTGGCTACAGGGGGGTTCGGGGGCACCCCACTTGTGCCTGTACCGCGCATTTTCCCCAAAATGTAGGCCCTCCTGGTGTTCAGTCAAAGACTGAGGAGAAAGACAGTCGATTAGGGCACAGACAGAACACTGATACAGTAGAGAGGTTCATCTGTGGAGTTAACAATAGCCTTCCAATACATATCCAATATAACATGAATAATTGGGAAAACTGATTGCACTCAAACTGTGATATAATTTAGATAAATAGAGAATCATTATTCCAATAACTTAAATATAGGCCAATTAAcatctatgggctacgtgggacgctagcgtccaacctgcgggacacagccagtgaaatatcaggccggcaaattcaaaaacaataaaatgtcataattcaactttctcaaacatacaactattttacaccattttaaagatacacttctccttaatataaccacattgtccgatttcaaaaaagctttacagcgaaagcaaaacattagatttacagcgaaagcaaaacattaaaataatcacacagcgattttccaagcaaggacgtgtcaataaaacccaaaacacagctaaatgaagcactaacctttgacgatcttcatcagatgacactcctaggacattatgttacacaatacatgtatgttttgttcgataaagttcatatttatatccaaaaacagcattttacattggcacgtgatgtacagaaaatgtattcccaccaaaactccttgtgaatgtgcacatcaatttacaaaaatactcatcataaacgttgacaaaatatataacaattatttaaagaattatagatagactactcctggatgcaaccgctttgtcagattttaaaatacctttacggagaaagcacatttttcaatattctgagtacatagctcagccatcacagagagctatacagacacccgccaagttcggggcaacctaaactcagaattagtattagaaatattctcttacctttgctgatcttcgtcagaatgcacccccaggactgctacttccacaagaaatgttgtttttgttccaaataatccatatttatgtacaaatacctccgttttgttcgtgcgtacagatcacttatccaaagccataacgcgcgagcgcggaaccagagacgaaaagtcaaaatgttccattactgtacttagaagcatgtcaaacgctgtttaaaatcaatctttatggtatttttaacgtaaaatttagataattttacaaccggacaatagcatattcattcaagaagaaaaagaaggaacggcgtgctcgtgtgtccgcgcatatccaatccctttgttgccaggcagaccactcagtaactgagctcctattatctgcccagtaacaggagaatgctcaaaccactttctgaaggcttttgacagccaatggaagccttaggaagtgcaacgtaaccccacagatactgtagtttcgaaagggactagaaagaagaactacaattctcagatcctccacttcctggttgactttttctcaggtttttgcctgccatatgagttctgttacactcacagacaccattcaaacagttttagaaacttctatccaaatctactaataatatgcatattatagtttctgggccagagtagtaaatTGGGTAcaattaaattgggtacgtttttcatccggccgtgaaaatactgccccctagcccagacaggttaaaaacaTGAAAATATACACACTACCCTAAGGGAAGGGgctggagaaatataaccactGTCAAATCCATAGACAAAGCTACGGATGCAAGGACTCACCATCCGTGAGATAAAAATGATAATTTTAGGAGTTAGCTaatcttaaccctttaacctaacatgctaagtagctgCAAAGTAGGtacaaagtagtaagtagttgcaaagttgctaatgacttaacctgttggggatagggggccgtatttgcacggccggataaaaaacgtacccgatttaatctggttactagtcctgcccagtaactagaatatgcatataattgtttgatttggatagaaaacaccctaaagtttctaaaactgtttgaatggtgtctgtgagtataacagaactcatttggcaggccaaaacctgattccaaacaggaagcgctctctctgactatttcttggccttcttgatcatctctaaccaaaacaggggatctctggcataacgtgacattttctaacgctccaataggctctcagaaggcgccagaacgatgaatggtggctttgcaggccctggctgaaaaacattagcgcatttggatagtggtcgatctgaggacaataagactggaggcgcgtgcacgagccgacaccatgtttactttctctctctttgaacgaaaacaacgactcccggtcggaatattatcgcttttttacgagaaaaattgcataaaaattgattttaatcagcgtttgacatgcttcgaagtacggtaatggaacattttgaattttattgtcacaaaacgcgtcgggcgcgtcacccttctttacccttcggatagtgtcttgaacgcacaaacaaaacggcgctatttggatgtaactatggattattttgaaccaaaccaacatttgttattgaagtagaagtcctgggagtgcattctgacgaagaacagcaaaggtaatcaaacttttctaatagtaaatcggagtttggtgagtaccacacttggtgggtgtcaaaatagctagcctgtgatggccgggctatctactcagaattttgcaaaatgtgctttcaccgaaaagctattttaaaatcggacacagcgagtgcataaaggagttctgtatctataattcttaaaataattgttttttgtgaacgtttatcgtgagtaatttagtaaattcaccggaagtgttcggtgggaatgctagtcacatgctagtcacatgctaatgtaaaaagctggtttttgatataaatatgaacttgattgaacaaaacatgcatgtattgtataacataatgtcctaggattgtcatctgatgaagatcatcaaaggttagtgctgcatttagctgtggtttgggtttatgtgacattatatgctagcttgaaaaatgggtgtctgattatttctggctgggtactctgctgacataatctaatgttttgctttcgttgtaaagcctttttgaaatcggacagtgtggttagattaacgagagtcttgtctttaaaatggtgtaaaatagtcatatgtttgagaaattgaagtaatagcatttctaaggtatttgaatatcgcgccacgggattacactggctgttgagtaggtgggacgcaagcatcccactggcccagagaggttataaTGCTAAAGTTCtctgtgatgagatttgaacacaacgtttgggttgctagacgttcgagTTATATACAAAGCAACATTCAAAACAATTTTGGTTGCAGTTGTTAGTGACATCTCTTTGACATCTCTAGTGACAATTTCACTGTTACATGAAGCAACTCAAACGTAATTAAAATAGCATGCAACAGTCAATCAAATTGAAGCTGCTTCATCATATTGGTAGCAAATATTCAAACGAGAACTTTGAAGGCCGAAGTAGAGAAGGGTTCCATGTGAACAGCAGTTGAACATGGGTCAGTCAGTCCTAAGAGATGGGCGAACGCCGTTCGGAAGGGAGGGGCAATGGGATTCGGGTTCAGATCCCCGAATCCGGAGTGGGGGAGACGGACGCCGTGAGGCATCCAGTGCGGTAGCGCGACCGATCCAGGAGAAGTTGGTGGTGGGAGCCCCGGGGAGAGTTCTCTTTTCTTTGGGAAGGGCAGAGCCCCCCGAGAGAGGAATGGGTTCGCCCCGAGAGAGGGCGTTGCTTTCCGGCGGTGTCCGGTGAACTCTTGCTGGCCCTTGAAAATCCGGGGGAGAGGGTGTAAATCTCGCGCCGGGCCGATCTATAAGCCCAGGATGATAGTTAGGCGGGCAATAAAAGACATTACAAGAAAGGGAACAAATATATaaccgtaaaaaaaaaaacagttgccGGACAGAGGGCCACCAAACAAAGGCAGATTGGAAGGCCGTCAAGTGAAATAGACCAATGAAGTGCGGGTAAACGCCGCGAGTATCTACGACTCTCTGAAGATGGAGTATACGTCTCCCTTTCCTCTGTGTGGGGTTCTGGGCTGGGAGGGTGGCTTCGGCCCTCACCCGAGCTCAGCTCCCCACGTCGCCTGGGTTGCACCCGACTGGCTCAAACCCCTCTTTCCCTGTTAGGCACGGCCGCATGGCGTCGGCCGCGTCCGAAGGGGATCGGGGGTTGCCGGTGAACCGTATCTTCCCACCTCGGCCTCCAGTATCAAGCGCTTTGGTCTTGCCCAAGACCCTTGTGTGGCTCCGGGTACCAAGTCAACCGCTCTGTGCCCCGGTGAAGGCGGGGGTTCAATGTCTCCCCTCATCGTCGCCGATGAAGCACCAGTATGCTCTCGTTTCAACCTCAAACCTTTTTGTGAACTATGGCCTCTCGCTCTGGAGAAGGGGGGAAAGGAGGGCAACCTCCCCAAGCCCGCCAAGCCACTAGCCTCAGCGAGGCTCTGGGCCAGGAGGGTGACTTTGGTCCTCGCCCGAGCTCAGTTCCCGACATCGCCACGTCGCCTGGGTTGCACCCGAACAGCTCATCTAAACTCACCCAATGTCATCTgctgtgtaggccgtcattgtaaataagaatctgttcttaactgacttgtctagttaaataaaataaaaaattacattGTGGTTTcacaaattatttatttacccaACCATTTGTGTATTGTAACAGCATGGTTATTTAgtataatttagctagctagctggcacaGTTCATGGTGGACAATTTCAGTTGAAACTGGTCAAGGAAAGGTTCACTTCAAAAATGACATTTACTGACTTCCAAAACATGTACATAAACCATGACTAGCCATGATGTTAATAATTTTTATACATCTCCTTTTGTGCtattccgggatgctggccttgtaggcagagttaaaaaaaagccatatttcagtctggccaataaaaagaaaagattaagatgagcaaaagaacacagacaccggacagaggagctctgcctagaaggccagcatcccggattcACCCCTTCACTGttcacgttgagactggtgttttgcgggtactatttaatgaagctgccagttgaggacttttgaggcatctgtttctcaaactagacactctaaatgCACTTGTTATCTTGCTCAGTagtgcaccggggcctctcactcctctttatattctggttagagccagtttgagctgttctgtgaagggagtagtacacagcgttgtacgagatcttcagtatcttggcaatttctcacatggaatagccatcatttctcagaacaagaatagactgatgagtttcagaataaagttatttgtttctggccattttaagcctgtaatcgaacccacaaatgttgatgctccagatactcaactagtctaaagaaggccagttttattgcttctttaatcagaacaacagttttcagctgagctaacataattgaaaaagggttttctaatgatcatttagccttttaaaattatacacttggattagctaacacaccgtgccattggaacacaggagtgatggttgctgaaaatgggcctctgtacacctatgtagatattccataaaaaatctactgtttccagctacaatagtcatttacaacatgaactgtacactgtatttctgatcaatttgatgttattttaaatagacaaaaaaaatgagattttctttcaaaaacaaggacatttctaagtgaccccaaacttttgaacggtagtatatgtAAATTtcatatttaagttttttatttttaataaattagcaaaaaattctaaaccagtttttgctttgtcattatggggtattgtgtggagattaaTGAGAGAAAAACACAATTGAATCAGTTTCAGAATAAGAAAAAGCCAAAGGGTCAGAATTAGATTACTTACCAAGCAAagtcagcctctgaatgtcaaagaaacgAAACAATGATATCCCCATATCTATCGGAATCACGTCTTTCCtgggtattttacagcttgtttctatcATAAAGCATCGTGGACCAAAGCGCTGTAATAGACCTTTATACAATTGGGtccattttattttcttcaaaatcttaaGCTAACAATAGGTAGGACTGTGCTTTTTTCTATTTCCTTAAAATGTaggcatggtgggtggaggaattgaccAACAAATATGGATATAGCACCCTATAGCCTAATTGCATCTGTCAAACAAgtaggcctacctcttatttcttaaataggaagaaataggctcaaacacaaagccctcttgttgttagtaaaatgaagactttcagcaccatgagctgtccatATGCGACTGATTGTGCCGCGGCAtctgcttcaagtttcagcaccatgATGTAAGCTACTCGAATCTGGCTTATTGTAAGGTCAATAACTCAAATACATAATGGGCCAGAAACACATTGTTATTAATAAAATCAATTATAGTAGCAGCAAGCTATCAAAGTTTTTCTCTGGTCCTCCTTATCTTCAAGGTCTCCTTCTCAAACTGTTCAGAACATAGGCTATAGGCAAGTCCGCACGCAcgatattatttattttttggactaggcctaataaaaaaaaatgtagcgAAGAAACCTTTGACTCTTGTCCTGACCTGCCATcctagacctacacagcacagcaCTGGTTAAGCAGCACACAAAAACGTTTTGCTCAGCATGAGCAGAGCAGGGCTCAGGGTTGAAATATCCATTGCTGTttgtaatgcagcctagtttta encodes:
- the LOC115168915 gene encoding transmembrane protein 51, whose protein sequence is MRGTGTSGVPPNPPVARNHNNSPGNSGSQYALCALGVGLVALGIVMIVWSVVPSDTAGNNSGGTGGGNPKPDNRGRASLVAFVLVGAGVAMLMLSLCLGMKNKQREQRALQEAQTLGADNVAASEEDGEMAEERSQRYTVPSYEEAVGSGQYPIRQSHLHHSSSQLPSYDDLVDGVQVEIEGSEVTQMTATSANPAASAAAPYHRTRRTGLNLLPLKIQRIKSEKIHMNNTDNSQPPGGISIEPLTPPPMYEDKVPQL